CTGCGCATGCCCGGCCACGTCCTGGAAGAGGCCCTGGCCATCCTCCAGGCGGACGGCTTCCAGGCCCGCCGCAACGGCACCGGCCTGTTGGTGGCGGTCGCACCGGGGGAGAAGGCCCGGCCCATCCACACCCTCAGCCGGGCCCACATCCCGGTCATCGACTTTGAGATTGATTAGCGAGATTGATTCGGAGGTGAATGATGCGCGCCCAGCCCGTCTGGACCCTGGCCCAAAAGGAGCTGTGGGACGCCCTGCGCAACCGCTGGTTCATCCTATATACCCTGGCTTTTACCCTGCTTTCCCTGGCCTTTTCCTACCTGGCCATGGCCGGCGCCGGGCTGGTGGGGTTTGCCGGATTTGGCCGCACCGGGGCCAGCCTCATCAACCTGGTCCTGCTTATGATCCCCCTGATGGCCCTGACCGTGGGCGCCCAAAGCCTGGCCGGGGAACAGGAACGGAGCACCCTGGCCTACCTGCTGGCCCAGCCCCTGAGCCGGTTGGAGATTTTCCTGGGCAAATACCTGGGGCTGAGTCTGAGCCTGCTGGCCTCCCTGGCCCTGGGCTTCGGCCTGGCCGGCCTGCTCCTGGCCCTGGGCGGCGTGGCTGCCTCCGACCCCATGGGCTACATCCACCTGGTGCTCCTGGCCTTCCTGCTCAGCCTGGCCATGCTGGGCGTGGGCCTGCTCACTTCGGCCCTAAGCCGGCGGGCCTCGGTGGCCGTGGGCGTGGGACTGTTCCTCTGGCTGCTCTTCGTCTTCCTGGGCGACCTGGGCATGATGGGCACTGCGCTGGTGTTGCGTCTTCCGGTGGATGGCCTCTTCTGGCTCTCCCTGACCAACCCGCTGCAGGTCTTCAAAATAGCAGCCATTCTCAATATCCAGGCGACCCTGGATGTTCTGGGGCCGGCGGGCATCTTCGCCATGCAACGCTATGGTCAGGCACTTTCCTGGATGTTGCTGGGCGTCCTGGCCGGGTGGGCAGTGGTGCCGGCCCTGGCCGCGTACTTCTGCTTTGCCCGCAAGGGGGATCTGTAGGAAGAGAAGGGGCAAAAAATGCGCCAGATCGGGAAAATCCTCCTGCTGTTCCTGGCCCTGAGTGGGATCTTATCCGGCTGTGCCCGGGGCTCCGCCGAACCGGCGCCGCCCGAGATCCGCTACGGTGAAGACATCTGCCAGGAGTGCCAGATGATCATCAGCGATCCCCGCTTCGCAGCGGGCTACGCCTACGAGCTCGGGCCCGGCCGCTACCAGAGCCTGGCCTTCGACGACATCGGCGACATGTTGGCCCACGCGGCCCGGCACCCGGAGCATGTCATTGTGGCCTGGTATGTCCACGACTACCACAGCCAGGAGTGGCTAGACGCCACCCAGGCCATCTACGTCCGAAGCAGTGCCCTGCACACGCCCATGGGCCACGGCCTGGCCGCCTTTGCCGATCGCGCGGCGGCAGAGATATTGGCCGCTGAGCGAGAAGGGGAGCTGCTGACCTGGGAAGAGCTGGTGGCTGGCCTGGCCCGGCCGCACCCCAGCTCGCCCCACGGGGAAGCACACGCCAAATAAGAAGGGCAGCCCCGACGTTGCCCTCTGTCGCCGTGGGCTACGGGGCTGCGCCGGAGAAATATTGAGCTTGCCTGTAGAACGCACGAATGACCGTCTCAACATCGTGACCGTCTCAACATCGTGACCGTCTCAACATCGTGACCGTCTCAACATCGTGACCGTCTCAACATCGTGACCGTCTCAACATCGAGTCAAACCCATCGAGTACAGGAAGAAGGAAGCAAGACCATGCGCAAACGCACGCTGTTTCTGAACACCCTGTTGCTGTTCGCCCTGCTCCTGACGTCCTGTGGTGGTGGGCGGGCTGAACCCACGGCCACGCCCGTCCCCCCCACCGCCACCCCGGAGCCGGTGGCCCAGGGCGATCCGGCCAAGGGGAAGGAGCTTTTCGCCCAGACTTGCGCGGCCTGCCATGGCCCGGCCGGTGAGGGCGTCCAGGGGCTGGGCAAAGACATGACCCAGAGCGAGTTCATCGCCAGCCTGTCCGACGCGGAGCTACTGGACTTCATCAAGAAGGGCCGCGCCCCGGACGATCCGCTGAACACCACGGGCGTGCTGATGCCGCCCAAAGGGGGCAACCCGGCCCTGACCGACGAGCAGTTGATGGATATCATCGCCTACATTCGCACCATCCACCGGTAACGTGACCGGAAAGGCATCGACCATGGCAGACGTTGGACAATTAAACATCCACAGCTACAAGAACCTGCGCAGTCAGGAGATTCAACAGGTGCCCCTTTTTCAGCACGAAGAGCTGCATGCCGAGCTCCTGGTCATTCCCCCGGGCCAGAGCATCGGCCGCCACAGCCACCCGGATCGCCACGAGCTGCTGGACGTGGTGGAAGGAAGCGGAACCATGGAGGTCGGCGGGCTCGTGTGCCGGGGCGCCCCGGGCAAATGCCTGTTCGTGCCGGCGGACACCCCCCACAGCCTGCACAACGACACAGAGCGGCCATGGGTACTCCGGGTGACCTATCAAGAGCGCCTGTTCCCCCGGCACCTGGGGCGGCTGGTGGTCCGGGCCCTTCGGGGCCGCCTGACCCGCTGGCTGTGAGCCCAGGTGATGGCGATGGTTGAAGGTAGCAGGATAAGGCCGCAAGAAAGGGAAAAGCCATGCAGCCCAATTCGACAAAGCCGGCACAGCCGGCCGTGCCCTTTACCCTGATCCAGGATCTGACGGAGGCGCTGCCGCCCCTCACGGCAGACACCATCGTCAGCCGCACCCTGTACAAAGACCGCCAGATGCGGGCCGTCCTCTTCGGCTTTGCCCCCGGCCAGGAGCTGTCGGAGCACACATCCACCATGGCCGCGGTGCTCCAGGTGCTGGAGGGGACGGCCACCCTCACCCTGGGAGAAGAGGAGATAGAGGCACGGCCCGGCACCTGGGTCCACATGCCCCCCGGCCTGCCCCACAGCGTCCGGGCGGGCGAGGCACCGCTGACCCTGCTGCTGGTGATGTTCCGCCCGGAGAAGGAGGGCCCTGATGACCCGGCCGCCTGAGATCCACCGTCCCGGCGGGCCGTCGAGCCGGGCGCTGCTGCCGGGCATCCTGGTCGGGGGTGCGCTGCTGCTGGCCCTGTGGAGTGGACTGATCCGCCTGGGCTGGCCCCTGCCGCCCCTGCGGCCGACGCTGCCCATGGCCCACGGCCCGCTGATGGTGGGGGGTTTTCTGGGCGCGCTGATCAGCCTGGAGCGGGCCGTTGCCCTGGGACGGCCCTGGGGCTATGGCGCGCCCGTGGCCGCCGGACTGGGCGCGCTGCTCCTGGCCCTGGGACTTCCCGGCTGGCCGGGCCCCCTGTTGATCAGCCTGGGCAGCGCGCTCCTCCTGGCCCTGATGGGGTCCATCGTCCGTATCCATCCGGCCATCTTCACCTGGACCCTGGCCGCGGGGGCGGCGTCCTGGCTGGTGGGGAACCTGTTCTGGCTGGCCGGTTGGCCCATCTATGGGGTGGTGCTCTGGTGGGCCAATTTCCTGATTCTGACCATCGCGGGGGAGCGGCTGGAGCTCAGCCGGCTGTTGCGCCCGCCGGTGGGGGCCCAGGTGGCCTTTGTGGTCACGGTGGCTTTGATGATGGGGGGCAGCGCCATGGCCCTGGGCCAGGCCGACCTGGGCGTGCGACTGGCTGGCCTGGGCATGGTGTTGCTGGCGCTGTGGCTGTGGCGCTTTGACATCGCGCGGCGACGTCTGGGCGCGGGTGGGCAGGCCCGCTTCATCGCCCTCTGCCTCCTCTCGGGCTATGTGTGGCTGGGGGTGGCCGGCCTGTTGGGCCTGGCCTATGGCGGCGTGATGGCCGGCCCGGCCTACGACGCCTGGCTCCATGCCCTCTTTCTGGGCTACGTCTTCACCATGATCTTTGGCCACGCACCCATCATTTTGCCCGCTGTGCTGGGGCTGCCGGTGCAGTATCGGCCCCGCTTCTACGTTCACCTGGTGCTGCTCCACCTCAGCCTGGCGCTGCGCGTCGCCGGTGATGTGATCCTCTGGTGGCCGGGCCGTCAGTGGGGCGGTCTGCTCAACGTGCTGGTCGTGCTCCTCTTTCTGGGCAACACCCTCTCCACCTTGCCCATTTGCGCAAATGGACTGCGCCGGCTATCATCGACCTTGACACGACGACAACCGGATCCATCGAAACCATAAAACGGGTGCGTCCATGCCTCCCATCACCCGCCTGTTCGTCAAGACCGCCCTGGTCTACTTTGTCATTGCTCTGCTCACGGGGTTGGCCCTGGCAGCCAACAGCCGGGTTCCCCTGCCCCAATTTGTGGGTCTGTTGAACCCGGTCTATTTTCACCTCTTCATGGTGGGCTGGGTCACCCAGCTCATCATCGGGGTGGCCTATTGGATGTTCCCCAAGTACTCTCGGGAGAAGCCCCGGGGCCACGACTGGCTAAGCTGGTCGACCTACGGGCTGTTGAATACCGGGCTGATCTTACGCATCTTTGCCGAACCGGCCACCGTCCTGGTGCCAGGCTCGTTCTGGGGGACGCTGCTGGCTCTTTCCGCCACACTCCAGTGGCTGGGGGGCATGGCCTTCGTGGCCAACACCTGGCCCCGGGTCAAGGAGAAGTGAGATGCCCCGGCTGAGCTGCTGGTTCATCCGTGCTGCGCTGATCCACCTGGCCCTGGGCTTCACCTTCGGGGCTCTGCTCCTCTGGAATAAGGGCCTCCCCCTCCATCCCCTACTCTGGCTTCTGCTGCCCGCGCATATCGAGTTCCTGCTGCTGGGGTGGACGGTCCAGCTGGCCCTGGGCGTGGCCTTCTGGATCTTGCCCCGCTTTCAGGTCTCGCGCGGCGACGTCCGGCCCGCGTGGCTGGCCTTTGTGTTGCTGAACGCGGGCGTGTGGCTGGTGGGGCTGGCTCCCTTCCTACCCCAGCTCCCCTGGTTGACCCTGGCCGGCCGCACGGCGGAGGCCGGATCCGCCCTGGCTTTCACCTGGCACGCCTGGCCCCGCATCAAACCGCCGGGTGGATGAAATGCCGCTCCTTGGAACTCAGGATGGATTGCCGCGGCCTGGCCATCTGGCGCCCGCGAGGCCGCAGGTCCCGTTTCCATACGGGACAGCCTCCATGCGGTATGAAAACCGCACCGACTGGCCAACAATCGGGGACGCACCCCTGCCCCTGGGCCGGCCTTGAAGGGAGGCACTGGGTGCAGTATACTGACCGTATAACGCAAGGAGAGG
This genomic interval from Litorilinea aerophila contains the following:
- a CDS encoding cupin domain-containing protein, which codes for MQPNSTKPAQPAVPFTLIQDLTEALPPLTADTIVSRTLYKDRQMRAVLFGFAPGQELSEHTSTMAAVLQVLEGTATLTLGEEEIEARPGTWVHMPPGLPHSVRAGEAPLTLLLVMFRPEKEGPDDPAA
- a CDS encoding c-type cytochrome, giving the protein MRKRTLFLNTLLLFALLLTSCGGGRAEPTATPVPPTATPEPVAQGDPAKGKELFAQTCAACHGPAGEGVQGLGKDMTQSEFIASLSDAELLDFIKKGRAPDDPLNTTGVLMPPKGGNPALTDEQLMDIIAYIRTIHR
- a CDS encoding nitrous oxide reductase accessory protein NosL, with product MRQIGKILLLFLALSGILSGCARGSAEPAPPEIRYGEDICQECQMIISDPRFAAGYAYELGPGRYQSLAFDDIGDMLAHAARHPEHVIVAWYVHDYHSQEWLDATQAIYVRSSALHTPMGHGLAAFADRAAAEILAAEREGELLTWEELVAGLARPHPSSPHGEAHAK
- a CDS encoding ABC transporter permease — translated: MRAQPVWTLAQKELWDALRNRWFILYTLAFTLLSLAFSYLAMAGAGLVGFAGFGRTGASLINLVLLMIPLMALTVGAQSLAGEQERSTLAYLLAQPLSRLEIFLGKYLGLSLSLLASLALGFGLAGLLLALGGVAASDPMGYIHLVLLAFLLSLAMLGVGLLTSALSRRASVAVGVGLFLWLLFVFLGDLGMMGTALVLRLPVDGLFWLSLTNPLQVFKIAAILNIQATLDVLGPAGIFAMQRYGQALSWMLLGVLAGWAVVPALAAYFCFARKGDL
- a CDS encoding cupin domain-containing protein, translated to MADVGQLNIHSYKNLRSQEIQQVPLFQHEELHAELLVIPPGQSIGRHSHPDRHELLDVVEGSGTMEVGGLVCRGAPGKCLFVPADTPHSLHNDTERPWVLRVTYQERLFPRHLGRLVVRALRGRLTRWL